The DNA window TTTTTGCATATGAGAAGCATTTATGCGGTAGCACCCTGGCAATGAAGGGAGCAACTCGTCCTTTTCATTTTACTTGCATGATTATGTTTGCGTTCTGTCATATGCCATCGGCTTGTACCTCTATGAGTCtgatattatttataaagtacGTTCTCTTATGAATTCTAATGTTCTTTAAGCGAAAACAATTAATGTTATTGTCTTATTTCAGCAGTAACAACATTCAGAGCTGTAAAATGCGAATATATGTCTTAAAATGAGTGGAAAACAATGTGTGGAGTTGGCAGATTTATGGGAATTTGAAAATGATTTAAGTCTTTTTCAGTTATATTACTTTGTGTGGAAGTGTTAGTGTACATGTGAATTGCATTGATGAAGTGCATAAGTGAAAAAAAAGGTGTTGCTCTTTTTGAGAATTctgtttgtaaaaataaagcatACATTGTTCTAGGAAACAAATATCTTGTTTCCATTAAACTTAATTTTTCATGTGTAATGCAGGGTTTGTTGGAAGGTGCCAGCCACTCATTTGCAAAGAATTTTCAATTTATTGACTCAATGAAAGCTCACCTTTCATATGCATTACTGCGAGCATCCGTGTCCCACTCTCCTGCCATTTTTCAGGTTGTCCGACTCTCCTTTGATTTGATCTTAAACAAAGTATGAAAATCGGCCTCCGTGACATCCAAAACTTCATTTCTTCACCTTGGCAGTATGCAACTGGAATTTTTGCTGTTATTTTGTTGCGGTTTAGGGAAAGTCTCAAGGTATGAATTCACTCATCTTCTTTATAAGAAAAGAAGTGCTTGAGTTTGCTTGCCTCTTTAGACTGAGTATACCAATCCTTTTCCAGACTGAAATTGGAGTCTTCTTTCCTGTGATCGTTCTACGATGTTTGGATGGATCAGATTTTAACCAAAGATTAGTCGTTCTTCGGTAAGCTGTTTTCTATCGAAGAATATTAGTTTCCACCATTTGAATGTTGTTTGTTGGTAGGTTACTTGAATTTGTACTCTGCTACCTGTTTACCACCCTGGAGAATGGGAGTGCAAGCAAACGTGGGGTGGTCTTATTGACTAATATTCAAGTTTCAGTTTCTTATATTTTCGTCTTTCTATCAAAATTGCCAGGATGCTGGAGAAAGTCTGCAAGGATCCTCAGATGCTTGTTGACCTTTATGTGAACTATGATTGTGATCTCAAAGCCCCAAACTTGTTTGAACGAGTGGTATGTTTATTGTTAATAGTCGCACTTCTTTTGCATTTTATCTTAAAATTCTGTGTATATGACGTTTTTTCCTTTAGGTTACCACATTATCCAAAATTGCTCAAGGTACTCAAAATTCTGATCCAAAGTCCGCTACTGCATCCCAGACAGGATCTATTAAAACTTCATCACTTCAGGTATATCTTATGCTTTGCCTGTACTAATTTATTGTTGGTAGGTTTTTAATGTCCCACACTGGCCCATTTAGCTGATTGTACTCGTCTCTTGACATTTTTAGGGTCTTGTAAACATGCTTAAATCATTAGTGGATTGGGAGAAGTCTCATAAAGAGTTGGAGAGGCAAAATAAGGGGAAAGAATCATTCGAGGAAACGGTTTTTCCTAGAGATTCAGATGAATATAAAAGTAGGGAAGATTCAGTGAGCAACTTTGAGAAATTGAAAGCTCATAAATCTACCATTGAAGCTGTAATCTTTGAGGTGTGTAGATCTGCAGTCTTGTTTCTATCTAATGATCATCATTCATGGAAATCATACTTTTTAGTTATTCAgttttacaaatatattttCAGCTATTTTTGGTGACTCCACCATCATTTTGAATATTCGCAGTTCAATAGGCTGCCTGGGAAGGGCATACAGCATTTGTTATCCAGCGGGTTGGTGGAGAACAGTCCAGCTTCAGTCGCTCAGTTTCTCCGAAATACTCCCAATTTAGACAAGGTAGATTAAATGTTTTGCTCTTGGATTTATAGCTTCAAGTTGCTAGGGTTATAACTGATTGAGTTTGCTAGGTAATGCTTGGTGATTACTTAGGCCAGCACGAGGAGTTCCCCCTTGCTGTTATGCATGCTTATGTGGATTCCATGCATTTTTCTGGAATGAAGTTTTCTTTTGCAATTCGTGAATTCCTTAAAGGGTTTCGACTTCCTGGAGAAGCTCAGAAGATAGATCGCATAATGGAAAAGTTTGCAGAACGGTAGGTATTTTGCTTATCTATACCTGCAGGCCTGTGAACCAGTCTCTGCTGGAGAGAAATAGAGTGTTTGATGTATAAAATATTTGACCATCTCAAAATAAACTGGATTTACTTTGAGCAACAAATGTATGATAGCCTTGTAACTTTTGTTGCACTTTTGGGCACAAAATTGCTAAACATTTTAACTCACAATTACAGAAAATATGCCTTTCTCATTTAGTTTAAGAAAAAATTCCGTGTTGTATCTTGTCTATCAGATATGTGCTCTTAAACTTCCCCTAGTTTACAACACAGTCTGTGAGGAATCTGCAGTAAAATCATAGGAGCTATAACCATAGTTGTCAGAAGCGCAAAAAGTGTGCGTCTAAGCTCAAGCGCACGGCTTCCATGAAGCGCGATTTTATGTCCTTTTTTTGCGCTTTATTGCGTTTCAATAGGAAAaacagttttttttaaaaaaaattctgacAGATGAGAAAACCCTAATATCTGGTCTCCTATCCTCCATGTCACCTCTGCCAACACATTGCCTCTGCCTTTTACCCTCgcattttaatatttgatactTTGAAGATGAAAATGATAATGATTTAATATTCGATATCTCATGTTtcacattttttaaaataaattgattttatttttatttttttataatattttatttagtgCGCTTTTCTTCCGCGCCTTGCGCTTTTGACAATTATGGCCATAACTTGGTGATTACGAAGCTGAAACCTTTTAGTGAAAAACCATTGCATTGAAAGGTGCATATTCCTATGTGAAGTATTCCACGCTCTCTAGTCTCTACTGGTCACCCCCGTTCTCCAAAGGGAGAATTGAGTTATAGGTTTCTTTGTTGAGTAGCTATTGACTGATATAAGGTAGTTTTGATTGTGCAAATTTAACTGATGTTTTTCATTTTCCATCGCTGGGACAGTGCAATTGTTAGTAAGTCTATTTCATTCAGCCTTTAACATTTGCGATATTTTGGCAGCTACTGTGCAGACAATCCTGGTCTGTTTAAGAATGCAGATACAGCTTATGTCCTTGCTTATGCAGTTATAATGTTGAATACTGATGCTCATAATCCAATGGTTTGGCCCAAAATGTCCAAAAGTGATTTCATACGTATGAATGCCATGAATGATGCAGATGAGTCTGCTCCTCAGGAACTCTTAGAGGAGATTTATGATTCCATTGTTAAAGAAGAGATAAAAATGAAAGATGACCCTGCTGGAATTTTGAAAAACAGTAAGCAAAAGCCTGAAGTTGAGGAGAGAGGTCGTCTTGTCAATATTCTCAATTTGGCTCTCCCCAAAAGGAGCTTGTCAACTGACACCAAGGTTGAGAATGAGGCGATTATCAAGCAAACACAGGTTCTTATTAGGGACCAAGGGGGAAAGAGGGGGGTCTTTTACACTTCGCATAGTATTGAACTTGTACGTCCCATGCTTGAAGCTTTAGGATGGCCATTACTTGCTACATTTGCTGTTACCATGGGTGAACTAGACAACAAACCAAGGATTGGTCTTTGTATGGAAGGATTCAGAGATGGTATACACTTAACACATGCCCTCGGGATGGATACCATGAGATACGCATTGTTAACATCTCTAATAAGGTAATTCTCGCATTAATATAAACTTGTCTTGCTATGTTTATCTGGTCATTTGCTTATGTCTCACCTGTGCTCTTATCATTTCAGCTTAATTTAGAATCCCCTCGTGCATATATTAAGTGTGTAAATCATTTCTTTTAGAACTTGGTTTCCTATttcatttattatatttaacagTCTAGCATTATGACATAGTATATTGATTATTCCATTTATCAGTTGCACCATAGATTACATAATACAAGTTCTTGATGAGAAAATAATTATTGTGACGAAGAGATGGTCAAAATTATCAGTTGACATTGATAGAAACAAAGAAACTGAAGAGAGATTTCTGAGACCTGGTCATAATATTTTTCTGTCGTTAAAGAGATAATCTTACCCAGGTGATAAATTTTGAACAGTTGCAAGGAAGAACAGGGTTTTGGCTCTGAAATCAAGTATGATAAGTAACTTGAAAATTTATGCAGATAAAAACAGTTATTATTTAATTGAATAGAGTATGTTATAACAGCAGAGGACATTCTAGCTTTATATGTTGTATGTAGAGGATAAGCTTGGTCATCATTAttcttttgaaatgatttgCAGGTATAATTTCTTACATGCACCAAGAGATATGCGTACTAAAAATGTTGAAGCACTGCGTGTGTTGCTTGGTTTATGTGATATTGAGATCTATGCTCTTCAAGACTCTTGGCATGCTGTTCTGGAATGTGTTTCCCGCCTTGAATATGCAGTTTCATCACCTGCTATGGCTGCAACTGTCATGCAAGGAGCAAATCAAATCTCTAGAGATGCAATTCTTCAATCTCTGAGGGAGCTGGCAGGCAAACCAACTGAACAAGTGTTTGTGAATAGCATCAAGCTGCCCAGTGAATCAGTAGTTGAATTTTTTACTGCTTTGTGTAGTGTGTCAGCTGAGGAATTAAAACAAATTCCTGCTCGTGTTTTTAGCCTGCAAAAGGTTGTTGAAATAAGTTATTACAATATGGCCCGTATTCGAATGGTAATTTCTTCACCTGATAAGAGTTTATGTTCATAGCAATTTTATTCTGATACTAACTTGGTTTCTCAGTCAAAataatgctgcatgtgccaTCCAGCTAGCTTAATGCTTTCAGTTGGTCACTTTTATCCCCTGAATCATGATACTTGTTCTAGGACATTATACTTAATGACCACCAAGAGAACTTAATAGAGTAATCTTGAGAAAAAATCGGTTAATGTAAGTGAAAATGGAGTTAATCCAAATATTATATCTGTTGCACTTTTAGATTAGTCATTTGTCATATGCTGTCTGCACAATCCACGTGCCTTGTAACTCCTGAACGTCGGTTATGTCTATCGTCAAAGTGATAAATAAGGATGTTATATGTGTGTGCAAGACttataatttgtttttttaatcaaTTTCCAGGTTTGGGCTAGAATATGGTCCGTCTTAGCGCATCATTTTATCTTTGCCGGTAGCCATCCTGATGAAAAAGTTGCTATGTATGCCATAGATTCTCTACGGCAACTTGGTATGAAATATTTGGAGCGTTCTGAACTTGCGAACTTCACTTTTCAGAATGATATTTTAAAGCCATTTGTCGTGCTTATGAGAAGCAGCAGAAGCGAAACTATACGAAGGCTGATAGTCGATTGCATTGTTCAAGTATGTATACCTGATTGTATTAATTATTCAAAGTCTCTTGTGTTTATGTTGCGTTGAGGTAAACGTATTCTTGTTTGGACAACAGATGATAAAGTCTAAAGTTGGAAGCATAAAGTCCGGCTGGCGAAGTGTGTTCATGATTTTCACCTCTGCTGCTGATGATGACATGGAACCCATTGTTGAAAGTGCATTTGAGAATGTGGAACAAGGTTGGAATCAAAATTTTCCGCTTGTATcctcatgaaataaaatttacactggtttggaaattttttaaaaatatttcttaCACCGAAGATTGGTGCAGTTATCTTGGAGCACTTCGATCAGGTTGTTGGAGATTGCTTTATGGATTGTGTCAACTGCCTTATTGGATTTGCGAATAATAAGACTTCTCACCGCATAAGTTTGAAAGCCATTGCTCTCCTTCGTATATGCGAGGATCGTCTTGCAGAGGTTTGTTTTTAGATATATAGCTTGTTAAATTACTTAGACTATGATTCTGTCATGTGTATCAGTAGCCATTGTCTGTCACGTGTAATGTCCCTCTTCTTAATTAACTTGTCAAAAAGATTTAGTAATTAATGAAAACTTTGGTGGATTTTTAGCGCAGTAATAGTAATCTAATTTGTGCTTGATTAGTGGCTACTTACTTGAATTTATGTTCCATCATTCACGCTCTACATTATTCTACTTTAGCATATTCTCCATCCTTATTCCACATCATTTCATAAAAGCTGCATATTTTTCTGCACAACGTGGGGGGCAAATGTAACTGGTCTATTTCTACATTTGTAGAGTCATACATATTGTTGGATGAATGAGGAAGGGAGCATTTTTGTAACgtgtttttgttatttatatTACTGATCTCGCTCTTTTTTTTGGTTATTTGTGTACATTTTCTTCGTCCATTTTATGTTGCAAATGACTATTATGTTGTGGAGATCCTTTTTACCATGTCATTCGACCAAAATTATTCCTTTTAACTTCGCATCTAGTACacacagacacacacacacacatatatatttgCTTTATTGTTCTCTATTTTCCTCTCTTGCTTTTAGAGTAATAAAGTATTGGGCATGTGTGTTTCATATTTCTGCTGGACTTTTTTTTCTTGGAATTCTGggaaaatcttgaaaaataGGTGGATGATCATGGTTACCAGTCAATTTTAGCAGGCTTCAGAGGCTTTCATGTTTAAAAGTTAAATATTTGTATATCATAATCTCTCCACTCTTTTTTCCCAGAGCATGATCAATGATCATAAACCCTATCCTGAAAAGAGGGGGGaatagaaaagaaagaaaatagcGCTGAACAAGAAAATTCTTCTGTAGACTTATGTTGCAGCTTCATTTTTCATGTGAAAAAAATGTTTTGTTTCATTCTTTCTACAAATCAGCCTTGAAATGATTTCAGAAATTTTGTATACGAGCAGCGATTGATTTTCCCGTCATATCCAGGGTCTTATACCAGGCGGTGCCCTCAAACCTATCGGTACCGATGCAGAGGACACAATTGATGTGACTGAGCATTATTGGTTCCCTATGCTGGCTGGTCTTTCTGACCTCACGTCTGACTCTAGATCAGAGGTTAGAAACTGTGCCCTTGAGGTTTTGTTTGATTTGCTGAATGAAAGGGGTAGCAAATTCTCGCCTTCATTTTGGGAGAATATTTTCCAACGAGTCCTGTTTCCCATCTTCGATAATGTGAGACATGCTGGAAAAGAGAGTTTCGAATCTGCTGCAGATGAGTGGCTACGGGAAAGCAGTGTTCATTCGCTCCAGTTGTTATGCAACCTATTCAACACATTTTACAAGGTAGCCATGCAGTTGAAATATTGCTGACTGTTATTAGTCATGTTATTCTTATACATGGTGCTGCAGAGCGTGTTTTTTCTATAGTACCCTGTTATCGGTCCATTTGGTGTTTAATTAGATTTGTTGGCTTTTCCCGTACATGTTTCTGCTAGAAACGTTAGTTATTGCAGTTGTAGGCAAGAAGAACATCACAGCATGAAATTCATGAACTATTTTATGTTCGATCAGAACTTATTACTGTTAAAGGCAATAATAATCTGCCTCCGCTTATCGTTGTGACATTGCTATGAAGTTGACAAATAAATTTATGCTGCTGAAAACTGTTTCTCATATTTTATATAGCCATTTCTGTCATGCTTAATTTTAGTGGATTTTTTCCTTCTTACAATTTTTCCCACAATTGTTGTTGTCATAGCATTCTGCATTCCAAGCATATTCTTATATGTAATTGGGAGAAGCTGCTTAAATTATTGTTTCTTCTATACCCGATTGTCCATCAGTGTCTTATCTCGGCCTGTATATCCTTTCTCACGCTCCTACCTGTCAAATTGACTTCACAAATTATTTGTCCTACGCATTTGGATGATTAAGCTTTTTAACAATGGGAGCGAGGAGTTGTGGCATTACTATCTTTTTGCTGATCATGTGTTCTTGTTTGCTTTAAGTTTGGGAATGATAAATCATAAAAGAAAATGCAGTTCTCCTTGGCTTGTAGCCCATATTTCTGATCCCTAAAGACCTATTTAATGTTACATTAGAACTCTATTTACATTTAAATTGTCTGCTGACAATTGATGTCTCCATCATATAGGATGTGTGTTTTATGCTACCGCCACTGCTCAGTTTACTTTTAGATTGTGCCAAGAAAACAGATCAATCAGTAGTTTCAATATCTTTGGGCGCCTTAGTGCATCTCATTGAAGTTGGAGGGCACCAATTCAGTGATCATGACTGGGATACTTTATTGAAAAGCATAAGGTGTATCCTCTCTGCCCTGCACTCACATTTTTGTATTTTCATCTGTTTCCTCTTTCAATGGTTTATAAATTGCTATTTTCTTGTTTTTCCTTCTTTTGGTTGTACGCTAAATTTTATGCAACTTTTCTGACTGTTTCTGCCCAGGGACGCTTCCTACACGACGCAACCTCTTGAGCTTCTCAACGATTTGGGTTTTGAGAACACGAAGCAGCATAAAGTATTCACTAGAGACTTGGACAACCACTCCCCCACAGCTGGTGGCAGTGAGTTATCCTATAACCGTCAGCAACCCTTTCATGAAAATGGAACTACAATAGGGAGAGCATCCTTGATTGCCAGTGTTGACGGTAATGGGTTGGATAACAATCAACAAAATCTGCACCGAGAAGACTTGGGAGGAGCCGAAGGTTAGTACATAGGTTCTCATGTAAACTTTCTTTGTTAAATAAATTGTGGTAAAGGCATTAACACTTTAAATATTAAAAGTGGTTATTCCAAAACTCGAGTAACATGCTTTTATGTAGGCTTGCCATCTCCATTGGGAAGAGCTTCAGATGGCAGTGGCCTTCAACGCAATCAAACATTTGGACAAAAGATCATGGGAAACATGATGGATAATGTGTTTATGAGAAGTTTTACCTCAAAACCAAAGCATCGAACTTCTGATGTAATGGTACCGTCTTCTCCAACCAAGGTTCGTGCTGCATTTATAGTTTTATGGATGTTAATATAATCGTTCTGGCTACTTTATTTGTCCCTAATGAACTTTTTTTTAACTCATAATATTGGTTGGATGTCCCAGTAATTTTCTCAAATGCAATTACAAAGCTTTTTATTTTACTTAGTATATGCTCATTGTTTTTACCTTATGGCACAACTCAGTTCCTTGAGGAGAAACCTTTCATAAATGAAACTAATCTGACTGTTAGATCAGTTAGATCATGCATACTATATTTTAGGTTAATAAGAGAAAAAAACCAGATTTATGGAGCTATTTATGCTTAAATTGCTCAGCACCTTAAAATTGCTATGTTTAGAAACTAAAAATAGTTTGAAATTGAAACACGTATGTGTGTTGGGCTGGAACGTTTGAGAGAAGTGGATAAGACTCAACTACTTGTTGGATCTAGTTGAAGAGAGGGCTGTGCGTGATCTTGCAACTCACTTCCTGGTCAATGTCCTTGGTGGCATAGTTTGACTTATGGGATTTCTGCAGATAGACTTTGAACATAGTGAAAAGCTTGATAAAATTGCTATTTATTTAAACGGAAATTGGTGTCTTGACTGTAGTGTTATCAGGCGAGTGCTGATAGCTGTGAAAATTGATTTCTTTTGTACAACAATTTGACTTTTAGATGTtccttttttaattaaaaaaaggaCACACAAGCAATTTTTTAAGGCGTTGGAGATGAAACATGGCCTGTTATGAACCTATTTATCCTCAAACTTCATCGTGGAAAGAAAACATAATTTCTGTAAATAACCAAATCTATTGCTTTTATGAATTGATTGCCTATGATGTTTATATCAGCGGCACTATGATGGCATATTCTACATTTGCAGTCTTCAATCACAGCCTTCTAACTTATTGCTTTAAAGATCCCTTAATTGGTCTTCGGGCTTTAAATATGTTGAAACTGGTTTTGACGACTTATTTATCATTTCCAAGTTTCCTGGCGCTATCATGGAGTCTGATTCCAGAGAGGATGAGGAAAGTCTCATGTTGGGAACCATCAGGAGTAAATGCATCACCCAGATGTTACTATTAGGTGCCATCGATAGTATTCAGGTATGATGAATCAGTTTCTCGAGCTTCTCATTTTAGAATAAGTTCTTTTACTTACTCTCCATCTGACTGGTCGATCCTAACTCTGTAAGAATGATGAAATCTGCCATTCACTTTTTTCTGGATTCCCTTGGCCATGTTCGTCAAATAGAGCTACAAAATAATTGAACATCTACTTTTGCCACGACCCTTCGGCAATTGATCTGTGAACATGTCTGGTTATTTGGAGATTCATAGAACATTACCAACTAGTTTCATTGTTTAACATCGGTGAACTTTAATTCTGATAAAAATGATGTTTACTTATGGCGTGAGCTTCTGCTTAGTGTTGTGAAGGGATGATTAGTGAATTACAATGATACTCTGAGGATATTATGTGCAGTATGTTTTTCATTGACCTGTTTTTATGTTACAGAAGAGATATTGGACCAAATTGAATACACAGCAGAAGATCACCTTGATGGAAGTTTTGTTCTCTATTCTGGATTTTGCTGCCTCGTACAATTCATACACAAACCTTAGATTGCAAATGCACCAAATCGCAGCAGAAAGGTTGGCTTATATTTTCTTTTACCTTGTAATTTCATATTTGTGTCTAACTTTGAGTTGGGTACTTCCATGGGACAATCATTTTTGACTTACAAGTTTTTCCTGGATAGACCACCTTTAAATCTTCTACGCCAGGAGTTGGCAGGAACGTGCATCTATCTGGATATTCTACAGAAGACAACAGCAGCCGTTAAGATTGAGAAGGAGGAACAGGTCCAAGAAGAGAAACTTGGAGAAGTAGCTGAAGGGAAGCTCGTTTCCTTCTGTGAACAGGTGCTGAGAGAGGCATCTGATTTTCAATCTAGCATGGAAGAGACCACAAACATGGATGTTCATCATGTCCTAGAATTGCGATCTCCTGTAGTAGTGAAGGTATGGATTGTAATCTTGCAATACTTAATTGCATTAATGGATTACCTGTACTAAAAAGATTTTGGCTTTGGCGTGGGGTTACTGACATAATGCCATCTGTTTGGGGCCATAAATAGTTCAGTACATTTGTCGCATGAATATACCAAGATGGGGGTTATAGGTTGAATATTAAGTTCAATAATAATTGGGAGTTAGATAAATCTTGAAATCTTTATATGATTTGGCATTTTTATGCTGTACCAGATATTTTGGAATTTTGATCCTCGAACGGACTTGTCCTTATTTTAGCAATTTACAGTCATTCAACAATTTCAGCTTCAATGTGGCGactttacccgagccactactgaATAGACTAATAAGAATGCATGATCaaaacttaataacaacaattaaacaacGGAAACGGAAACCAAataacttaatcatcttacaatctaaacgaaaacaaaataaaatttcagtCTTAAAcgttaatacaaccatatcaaaatcataatCATGCAGGAGAATACGAGAAACTAAATAAAATCTAccctggatcaccaccgaaaacccaactacTTTAGCCACAGTCCTGGCTGTCCGAACCATCCAATCTAATACCTTCATcgtggaatggggtgtccaagatgaaaacaaggacgtgagcaaaaatcttccaatacgATGATGTAttagtatacaaactgatatgatgcatgtgaAATGCAGTATGCttggatatcaaggatcaagtcaagaatctcatgctcagtctagaggcgtctgagtgtgtagtctctgataagccatagaaatgttttggctcccacacacATCATTAATACGTGGACCTACAATGTCCAGGGTCATCATAGCATGCGGGttccgtcggacactgtagctctcgatacCTAACCATCCATAATACATAAAAGGGTTGaacggccccaacaaacgaggtatatctcgaAAGATATCATGTCCAACATGATATTTCATGCACAATATGTCAAAACAGTAAAACATATACCATGTAACATATAAagatgcagcatataagtgtgtatacgcTTTGATACtattttctaggtgtaaaatgaccgttttacttctttttttgataagaaacatAACAATATTATTAATATGAGAAGTTTACATTACAAGA is part of the Primulina eburnea isolate SZY01 chromosome 1, ASM2296580v1, whole genome shotgun sequence genome and encodes:
- the LOC140823596 gene encoding brefeldin A-inhibited guanine nucleotide-exchange protein 5, which encodes MAGGAAGGFVTRAFESMMKECANKKYAALQSSIQTYQDSGKNFNQPPNGSETKEALSTAPNQSGLSASDDGAEKIGAESDQSTSAAEEVKSTNNSGSIATVLANAGSTLQGTEAELVLNPLRLAFETKNMKIVELALDCLHKLIEYNHLEGDPGLDGGKNSQLFTDILNMVCGCVDNSSPDSTALQVLKVLLTAVASTKMRVHGEPLLAIIRVCYNIALNSKSPINQATSKAMLTQMIGIIFRRMETDEVSSNPRESKEASSSDRPNTMIEEVSSSDRNATDTTLGDVISAKQINNTSLASDEEIQNLVGGTDIKGLEAVLEKAVDMEDGGKSTRGMVLESMTIGQRDALLLFRTLCKMGMKGDSDEVTTKSRILSLELLQGLLEGASHSFAKNFQFIDSMKAHLSYALLRASVSHSPAIFQYATGIFAVILLRFRESLKTEIGVFFPVIVLRCLDGSDFNQRLVVLRMLEKVCKDPQMLVDLYVNYDCDLKAPNLFERVVTTLSKIAQGTQNSDPKSATASQTGSIKTSSLQGLVNMLKSLVDWEKSHKELERQNKGKESFEETVFPRDSDEYKSREDSVSNFEKLKAHKSTIEAVIFEFNRLPGKGIQHLLSSGLVENSPASVAQFLRNTPNLDKVMLGDYLGQHEEFPLAVMHAYVDSMHFSGMKFSFAIREFLKGFRLPGEAQKIDRIMEKFAERYCADNPGLFKNADTAYVLAYAVIMLNTDAHNPMVWPKMSKSDFIRMNAMNDADESAPQELLEEIYDSIVKEEIKMKDDPAGILKNSKQKPEVEERGRLVNILNLALPKRSLSTDTKVENEAIIKQTQVLIRDQGGKRGVFYTSHSIELVRPMLEALGWPLLATFAVTMGELDNKPRIGLCMEGFRDGIHLTHALGMDTMRYALLTSLIRYNFLHAPRDMRTKNVEALRVLLGLCDIEIYALQDSWHAVLECVSRLEYAVSSPAMAATVMQGANQISRDAILQSLRELAGKPTEQVFVNSIKLPSESVVEFFTALCSVSAEELKQIPARVFSLQKVVEISYYNMARIRMVWARIWSVLAHHFIFAGSHPDEKVAMYAIDSLRQLGMKYLERSELANFTFQNDILKPFVVLMRSSRSETIRRLIVDCIVQMIKSKVGSIKSGWRSVFMIFTSAADDDMEPIVESAFENVEQVILEHFDQVVGDCFMDCVNCLIGFANNKTSHRISLKAIALLRICEDRLAEGLIPGGALKPIGTDAEDTIDVTEHYWFPMLAGLSDLTSDSRSEVRNCALEVLFDLLNERGSKFSPSFWENIFQRVLFPIFDNVRHAGKESFESAADEWLRESSVHSLQLLCNLFNTFYKDVCFMLPPLLSLLLDCAKKTDQSVVSISLGALVHLIEVGGHQFSDHDWDTLLKSIRDASYTTQPLELLNDLGFENTKQHKVFTRDLDNHSPTAGGSELSYNRQQPFHENGTTIGRASLIASVDGNGLDNNQQNLHREDLGGAEGLPSPLGRASDGSGLQRNQTFGQKIMGNMMDNVFMRSFTSKPKHRTSDVMVPSSPTKFPGAIMESDSREDEESLMLGTIRSKCITQMLLLGAIDSIQKRYWTKLNTQQKITLMEVLFSILDFAASYNSYTNLRLQMHQIAAERPPLNLLRQELAGTCIYLDILQKTTAAVKIEKEEQVQEEKLGEVAEGKLVSFCEQVLREASDFQSSMEETTNMDVHHVLELRSPVVVKVLKGMCNMEPKIFKNHLRVFYPLITKLVCCDQMEVRGALADLFTVQLKSLLP